In a genomic window of Abditibacteriota bacterium:
- the sppA gene encoding signal peptide peptidase SppA, translating into MEQEEITSFAPKLPPEEKPTIWQKTWVQIAIFIAAMVLVAVLVTRSGPGLPATAGSDHIAVVRVTGVMLTGDGEGGLLGMSDAAYSGQIASEIREAADDGSCKGIVLKINSPGGTPVAAEEISEAIAVAQKAGKPVFACMEDEAASAAYWISARCDKIYAYRTTITGSIGVIMHGYNVSELMKALGVTSQTVKAGKYKDVGSMDRPMTAEEKQMLQAMINTTYDTFIDEVARGRKLTPDRVRQLAEGRVYSGVQAKKVKLVDEIGTCSDCLADIGRKTGLGSEPDTVVSEGKPNLYRTIFGSLRIDPETLISRLAESMAKEMTLR; encoded by the coding sequence ATGGAACAAGAAGAGATCACTTCCTTTGCGCCCAAGCTTCCTCCGGAAGAAAAGCCCACCATCTGGCAAAAGACCTGGGTCCAGATCGCCATATTCATAGCGGCGATGGTGCTGGTGGCTGTGCTGGTGACCCGCTCCGGGCCCGGCTTGCCCGCCACTGCCGGCAGCGACCACATAGCCGTGGTCAGGGTGACGGGGGTCATGCTCACCGGCGACGGTGAGGGCGGCCTTCTGGGCATGAGCGACGCCGCCTACAGCGGTCAGATAGCGTCCGAGATCCGGGAGGCCGCGGACGACGGCTCCTGCAAGGGCATCGTGCTGAAGATCAACAGCCCCGGCGGGACTCCCGTGGCGGCGGAGGAGATCTCCGAGGCCATAGCCGTGGCCCAAAAGGCGGGGAAGCCTGTATTTGCCTGCATGGAGGATGAGGCCGCCAGCGCCGCCTATTGGATATCCGCCCGGTGCGACAAGATCTACGCCTACCGGACCACCATCACCGGCTCCATCGGGGTCATCATGCACGGCTACAACGTGAGCGAGCTCATGAAGGCTCTGGGAGTCACCTCCCAGACCGTGAAGGCCGGCAAATACAAGGACGTGGGGAGCATGGACCGGCCCATGACCGCCGAGGAAAAACAGATGCTCCAGGCCATGATCAACACCACCTACGACACCTTCATAGACGAGGTGGCCCGGGGCCGCAAGCTGACCCCCGACAGAGTGAGGCAGCTGGCGGAGGGCCGCGTCTACAGCGGCGTGCAGGCCAAGAAGGTAAAGCTGGTGGACGAGATAGGCACCTGCAGCGACTGTCTGGCGGATATAGGCCGGAAGACCGGTCTGGGCAGCGAGCCCGACACGGTGGTGTCGGAGGGCAAGCCCAATCTCTACAGGACCATCTTCGGCTCCCTGAGGATAGACCCGGAGACCCTGATCTCCCGTCTGGCCGAAAGCATGGCAAAGGAAATGACTCTGAGATGA
- the hisF gene encoding imidazole glycerol phosphate synthase subunit HisF, translating into MEKKKIVPCLDMKDGRVVKGVNFVDFKDVADPVERAKFYEEQGADEIVFLDIAATVENRETRVALAARVAENLTVPFTVGGGIRTIEDFQRLFDVGVSKCSVNSAAVFNPDLVKQAADKFGSEKICVAIDVALFEGCTDKWEVYTHGGTRKTGIDAIEWAKTCANNGAGSLLPTSVDTDGKQTGYDLGVTRAIKEATGLPVIASGGAGTLEHVYDALTAGKADAALVASMVHFNIHPIPEIKEYLRQRGIPVF; encoded by the coding sequence ATGGAAAAAAAGAAGATCGTCCCTTGTCTTGACATGAAGGACGGCAGAGTGGTAAAGGGAGTCAACTTCGTTGACTTCAAGGACGTGGCGGATCCCGTAGAGCGGGCCAAGTTCTACGAGGAGCAGGGCGCCGACGAGATAGTCTTTCTCGACATCGCCGCCACAGTGGAAAACCGCGAGACCAGAGTGGCTCTGGCGGCCCGCGTAGCGGAAAACCTGACCGTTCCCTTTACTGTGGGCGGCGGCATCCGCACCATAGAGGACTTTCAGAGACTCTTTGACGTGGGCGTCAGCAAGTGCTCCGTGAACTCCGCAGCCGTGTTCAACCCCGACCTGGTGAAGCAGGCCGCCGACAAGTTCGGCTCGGAGAAGATCTGCGTGGCCATCGACGTGGCTCTGTTTGAGGGCTGCACCGACAAGTGGGAAGTCTACACCCACGGCGGCACCCGCAAGACCGGTATCGACGCCATAGAATGGGCCAAGACCTGCGCCAACAACGGGGCCGGCTCTCTGCTGCCCACCAGCGTGGACACCGACGGCAAGCAGACCGGCTATGACCTGGGAGTCACCCGGGCCATCAAGGAAGCCACCGGACTTCCCGTCATCGCCTCCGGCGGCGCCGGCACACTGGAACACGTATATGATGCGCTGACCGCAGGCAAGGCCGACGCGGCTTTGGTGGCCAGCATGGTACACTTTAATATACATCCTATTCCCGAGATCAAGGAATACCTCAGACAGAGAGGCATCCCTGTATTCTAA
- the polA gene encoding DNA polymerase I, translated as MKKLLLLDGNSLLYRAYFAGRPLSTREGFPTNALYGLSNMVFSILEKDAPDYIIAAFDTPQPTFRHEAYAEYKAQRKPPEDALVQQMQPARELLSAFGLQVIEKPGFEGDDIIGTIARVASEKGMETHIYTGDLDTLQLVEPSVRVYHTVKGVSEIVMYDNDRIMERYGIGADRMVDFKGLKGDTSDNIPGVPGIGDKTASKLIAEYGSIEGLYQNIDSLKPGKMKDSLVENKSLALLSCSLARIDTRVPLDSDPLAEKYTEPHWGALLELFRKYEFRSLMDRIPAGAEAEEAPGAAAPEPDAAAPAAEEALPEAAGKPAPPERPETVRVDSEGGLRALKEALAGAGRIALLADEELREMSIYAGGRLWELPVSGRTGQGLMVFDEPFAASLEELKPYLEDPELKKTVYSAKQLYKSLIGRRVCLRGADSDLSLAAYLKDSGAFSAIIRDYKKPAPGKRGREDAFVIKRLWQEAFGAEVKGDAFMLQTLLDRYYGALGQEEKELCDRIEIPLSTVLGDMERRGIEADKTALTEMSGRFQQELDLISERIYAAAGETFNIASPRILRDVLFDKMAIPYPKKGGANSTSEEILSPLAAEYPICGDVLRYRELAKLKSTYADALADNIDPSTGRIHTSFNQTLTTTGRLSSSDPNLQNIPVKTEEGREIRKAFVAGAGYTLISADYSQVEFRLFAHITRDPWLIEAFGRGLDFHTAAAATLFGVEQSEVTPDMRRRAKTLNFAILYGMQEFTLAGELGCSVKEAKEFTREYFDRFPLVKKTKEEILDKARQRGWVSTIMGRRRYVPNINGGTRPARLAEERAAVNMPFQGSAADIIKLAMINLHRRLKGTDAELLLQIHDELVVEAPEAKAADIARLVREEMENAYPLLVPLTCEVKLGDNLGDMRPAEMITGRQHI; from the coding sequence ATGAAGAAGCTGCTGCTATTGGACGGCAATTCCCTGCTGTATCGCGCCTATTTTGCCGGCCGGCCCCTGTCCACCCGGGAAGGCTTTCCCACCAACGCCCTCTACGGGCTGTCCAATATGGTCTTCTCCATATTGGAGAAGGATGCTCCGGACTATATAATAGCCGCCTTCGATACCCCGCAGCCTACCTTCAGGCACGAGGCTTATGCGGAATACAAGGCCCAGAGAAAGCCCCCCGAAGACGCCCTGGTGCAGCAGATGCAGCCTGCCAGAGAGCTGCTCTCCGCCTTTGGCCTGCAGGTCATAGAGAAGCCCGGCTTTGAAGGCGACGACATAATAGGCACCATAGCCCGCGTGGCTTCGGAGAAGGGTATGGAGACCCATATATATACCGGCGATCTGGACACCCTGCAGCTGGTGGAGCCGTCGGTCCGGGTGTATCATACCGTCAAGGGCGTGTCGGAAATAGTGATGTACGACAACGACCGCATAATGGAGCGTTACGGCATCGGAGCGGACCGGATGGTGGACTTCAAAGGACTGAAGGGTGACACCTCGGACAATATTCCCGGGGTCCCGGGAATAGGGGACAAAACCGCTTCCAAGCTCATAGCGGAATACGGCTCCATAGAAGGTCTGTATCAGAATATAGACAGCCTGAAGCCCGGCAAAATGAAGGACAGTCTGGTGGAGAACAAGAGCCTGGCTCTGCTCTCGTGCTCCCTTGCCCGGATCGATACCCGGGTGCCTCTGGACTCCGATCCTTTGGCGGAGAAGTATACTGAGCCGCATTGGGGGGCTCTGCTGGAGCTGTTCAGGAAATACGAGTTCCGGAGCCTCATGGACCGCATCCCCGCCGGCGCGGAGGCCGAAGAGGCTCCCGGGGCGGCTGCCCCGGAGCCGGATGCTGCCGCCCCCGCTGCGGAGGAAGCCCTGCCGGAAGCTGCCGGCAAGCCGGCTCCTCCCGAGAGGCCGGAGACGGTGAGGGTGGACAGTGAAGGCGGCCTCAGGGCGCTGAAGGAAGCCCTTGCCGGCGCCGGGCGCATAGCCCTGCTGGCGGACGAGGAGCTGAGAGAGATGTCCATATACGCCGGGGGACGGCTGTGGGAGCTGCCGGTCTCCGGCAGGACCGGGCAGGGGCTGATGGTCTTTGACGAGCCCTTTGCGGCGTCTTTGGAGGAGCTGAAGCCCTATCTGGAGGACCCGGAGCTGAAGAAGACGGTCTATTCGGCCAAGCAGCTCTACAAGAGCCTCATAGGCCGCAGGGTCTGTCTCCGGGGCGCCGACAGCGACCTGTCGCTGGCGGCCTATCTGAAGGACAGCGGCGCCTTTTCGGCCATTATCAGAGACTACAAAAAGCCCGCTCCGGGCAAAAGGGGCAGGGAGGACGCCTTTGTGATAAAGCGGCTGTGGCAGGAGGCCTTCGGCGCCGAGGTCAAGGGAGACGCCTTTATGCTGCAGACTCTGCTCGACAGGTATTACGGAGCTCTCGGTCAGGAGGAAAAGGAACTCTGCGACCGCATTGAGATCCCTCTGTCCACAGTGCTGGGGGACATGGAGCGCCGGGGCATAGAGGCGGACAAGACCGCCCTTACGGAGATGTCCGGCCGCTTTCAGCAGGAGCTGGACCTGATCTCGGAGCGCATATACGCAGCCGCCGGGGAGACCTTCAACATAGCCAGCCCCCGGATCCTGAGGGATGTGCTGTTTGACAAGATGGCCATCCCTTATCCCAAAAAAGGAGGCGCCAACTCCACCAGCGAAGAAATACTGTCGCCTCTGGCGGCTGAGTATCCCATCTGCGGGGACGTGCTGAGATACAGGGAGCTGGCCAAGCTGAAGAGCACCTACGCCGACGCCCTGGCGGACAACATAGACCCCTCCACCGGGCGGATACACACCAGCTTCAATCAGACTCTGACCACCACGGGCAGGCTGTCCTCCTCGGACCCCAATCTTCAGAACATCCCCGTCAAGACGGAGGAGGGGAGAGAGATCAGGAAGGCCTTTGTGGCGGGGGCGGGCTACACCCTCATCTCGGCGGATTACAGCCAGGTGGAATTTCGCCTGTTTGCCCACATCACCCGGGACCCCTGGCTCATAGAGGCCTTTGGCCGGGGCCTGGATTTTCACACGGCGGCAGCCGCCACCCTGTTCGGGGTGGAGCAGTCGGAGGTGACGCCGGATATGCGCCGGCGGGCCAAGACTCTGAATTTTGCCATACTCTACGGCATGCAGGAGTTTACCCTGGCGGGAGAGCTGGGCTGCAGCGTGAAGGAGGCAAAGGAGTTTACCAGAGAGTATTTTGACCGCTTTCCTCTGGTCAAAAAGACCAAGGAAGAGATACTGGACAAAGCCAGACAAAGGGGCTGGGTCAGCACCATCATGGGCCGGCGCAGATACGTGCCGAACATCAACGGCGGTACCCGGCCGGCGCGGCTGGCAGAGGAAAGGGCGGCGGTGAACATGCCTTTTCAGGGCTCCGCCGCGGACATCATCAAGCTGGCCATGATCAACCTGCACCGCAGGCTGAAGGGTACGGACGCAGAGCTGCTGCTGCAGATACACGACGAGCTGGTCGTAGAGGCCCCCGAGGCAAAGGCCGCGGATATCGCCCGGCTGGTCCGGGAGGAGATGGAAAACGCCTATCCCCTGCTGGTGCCCCTTACCTGCGAAGTGAAGCTGGGAGATAATCTGGGAGATATGCGGCCTGCGGAAATGATAACGGGACGGCAGCATATATGA
- the hisI gene encoding phosphoribosyl-AMP cyclohydrolase has translation MSNINEFVQYLKYDSNGLIPCIVQDINNGDVLMMAYMNAESVRKTLETGRTCFWSRSRQTFWIKGETSGNVQRVREFYIDCDRDCIVCKVEQTGAACHEGYRSCFFRRVDSSGNMTVVLEQLQDKY, from the coding sequence ATGTCAAATATCAACGAATTTGTCCAGTACCTCAAGTACGACAGCAACGGACTCATACCCTGTATAGTGCAGGATATCAACAACGGCGACGTGCTCATGATGGCGTATATGAACGCAGAGTCCGTCCGGAAGACCCTGGAGACGGGACGCACCTGTTTTTGGTCCCGTTCACGCCAGACCTTCTGGATCAAGGGCGAGACCAGCGGCAACGTCCAGCGCGTCAGGGAATTCTATATAGACTGCGACAGGGACTGTATCGTGTGCAAAGTCGAGCAGACAGGCGCCGCCTGTCACGAGGGATATCGCAGCTGCTTTTTCAGGCGAGTGGACAGCAGCGGCAACATGACCGTTGTGCTGGAACAGCTGCAGGATAAATATTGA
- a CDS encoding 16S rRNA (uracil(1498)-N(3))-methyltransferase: MKSQYRFYVERELVSGCCFIAGPSLAYQLSRVLRLAGGDTVSLFGTNGREFLATVDFEGRDVTLTPFRDVTVPREPAVRLTLLLALSKGDKPETQVQKCTELGAAAFVFAPSRRSVARPRDTEARVKRLRRIACEAAEQCGRVTVPDISFGELCDTDTAPYDLKLVCSGPSGRPVPRRPEAVAVIAAVGPEGGFCGEELEYFAKRGFEEISLGGLTLRSETAAAAVCACLLI; the protein is encoded by the coding sequence ATGAAGAGTCAGTATCGCTTTTATGTGGAACGGGAGCTCGTTTCCGGCTGTTGTTTTATTGCCGGCCCGTCTCTCGCGTATCAGCTGAGCAGAGTGCTCCGGCTGGCGGGAGGCGACACAGTGTCCCTCTTCGGGACCAACGGCCGGGAGTTTCTGGCCACAGTGGACTTTGAGGGCAGAGACGTGACTCTGACTCCTTTCCGGGACGTGACGGTCCCCAGGGAGCCGGCGGTCCGGCTCACCCTTTTGCTGGCTCTGTCAAAGGGTGACAAGCCGGAGACCCAGGTGCAAAAATGCACGGAGCTGGGAGCCGCGGCCTTTGTGTTCGCTCCCTCCCGGCGCAGCGTGGCCCGGCCCCGGGATACCGAGGCCCGGGTCAAAAGGCTCCGCAGGATAGCCTGCGAAGCGGCTGAGCAGTGCGGCAGAGTGACCGTGCCCGACATCAGCTTCGGGGAGCTCTGCGACACAGACACTGCTCCCTACGACCTGAAGCTGGTGTGCTCAGGTCCCTCCGGAAGACCCGTTCCCCGGCGTCCGGAGGCAGTCGCCGTCATAGCGGCGGTGGGCCCCGAAGGGGGCTTTTGCGGGGAAGAATTGGAATATTTCGCAAAAAGGGGTTTTGAAGAGATATCTCTCGGCGGACTGACCCTGCGTTCGGAAACGGCGGCAGCGGCTGTGTGCGCCTGCCTGCTGATATAG
- the tmk gene encoding dTMP kinase encodes MFISFEGIDGSGKTTLARALRQVLLRKGVPCLLTREPGGTPAGDRIRELLLAPDCQLPPEAEGYLFLASRAANVRDCILPALGRGETVISDRFSDSLIAYQACGLGGDRAFLKSLSRSAAGGLAPDVTFLLDISPGEALERNTDPDRYSRDPEFLGRVRQGFLDLAAEDPERIVVIDARLTPEAKLDIIRDKLIRMGMEELI; translated from the coding sequence TTGTTCATAAGCTTTGAAGGCATAGACGGCTCGGGCAAGACCACTCTCGCCCGGGCTCTCCGGCAGGTCCTGCTCCGAAAGGGAGTGCCCTGCCTGCTGACCCGGGAGCCCGGAGGCACCCCGGCGGGCGACCGCATCAGGGAGCTCCTGCTGGCTCCGGACTGTCAGCTGCCGCCGGAGGCGGAGGGATATCTGTTTCTGGCATCCCGGGCGGCCAACGTCCGGGACTGCATCCTGCCGGCCCTGGGCCGGGGGGAGACGGTCATCAGCGACAGGTTTTCGGACAGCCTCATAGCCTATCAGGCCTGCGGACTGGGAGGCGACAGGGCCTTTCTGAAGTCCCTGAGCCGGTCCGCCGCAGGGGGCCTGGCGCCGGACGTGACCTTTTTGCTGGACATCTCTCCCGGGGAGGCCCTGGAGAGGAACACGGACCCGGACCGTTATTCCCGGGACCCGGAGTTTCTGGGGCGGGTGCGACAGGGCTTTCTGGACCTGGCCGCCGAAGATCCGGAGAGAATAGTGGTGATAGACGCCCGGCTGACGCCGGAGGCGAAGCTGGACATCATACGAGACAAACTTATCCGAATGGGAATGGAGGAGCTGATATGA
- a CDS encoding AAA family ATPase — translation MDRVRNEEIQDDTAALLEVLPPVLRERITSEPGSEDILEIVLDLGRMAEVRYSTATRRFTDVIIGQQDIDWVVARVGVFCEDNRAGIERTLHRISAIRNRTGRIIGITCRVGRAVYGTVDVIRDIIEEGRSILMLGRPGVGKTTKLREIARILSDEFDKRVIVVDTSNEIAGDGDIPHEAIGYARRMQVPSPSRQEEVMIEAVENHMPEVVIIDEISTMAEAHAARTIAERGVMLVATAHGQTLENIIINPTLNDLVGGIQTVTLSDDEAERRGTQKTVQERMSQPTFDVVIELNDLYRLSIYRDVANAVDKQLRGVTPGAELRIRSRTNVIEKVSRDPEIKAEPLREPPSTHGGVVNVFPYGISRNKLERSAQSLAVPVRIVNHYTEADCAITTKNYEQKQDNAVIRDLRLLDVPVYSVKSNTNTQITNILKVIFKFEDITDENEAVEELMEAIRRCRDSGSPEELSPRNAYIRRIQHKLASSQGIASETIGNEPYRRLRIFARNTDCS, via the coding sequence ATGGATAGAGTCAGGAACGAAGAAATACAGGATGATACGGCTGCTCTGCTGGAGGTGCTGCCCCCCGTCCTCAGAGAACGGATCACCTCCGAGCCGGGATCGGAGGATATACTGGAGATAGTGCTGGACCTGGGGCGCATGGCCGAGGTCAGATATTCCACAGCCACCCGCCGTTTCACCGACGTCATCATCGGACAGCAGGACATAGACTGGGTGGTGGCCCGGGTAGGCGTCTTTTGCGAGGACAACAGGGCAGGCATCGAGAGGACCCTGCACCGCATCTCCGCCATACGCAACCGTACGGGCAGGATCATAGGCATCACCTGCCGGGTGGGCAGGGCCGTGTACGGAACGGTGGACGTCATCAGAGATATCATCGAGGAAGGCCGCTCCATACTCATGCTGGGCCGTCCCGGCGTAGGCAAGACCACCAAGCTGAGAGAGATAGCCCGCATACTCTCGGACGAGTTTGACAAGCGGGTCATCGTGGTGGACACCTCCAACGAGATAGCCGGAGATGGGGACATCCCCCACGAAGCCATAGGCTATGCCAGGCGCATGCAGGTGCCTTCTCCCTCCAGACAGGAGGAAGTCATGATAGAGGCAGTGGAAAACCACATGCCCGAGGTGGTGATCATAGACGAGATATCCACCATGGCGGAGGCCCACGCCGCCAGGACCATAGCCGAGCGGGGAGTCATGCTGGTGGCCACGGCCCACGGACAGACTCTGGAAAACATCATCATCAATCCCACACTCAACGACCTGGTGGGGGGCATCCAGACCGTGACCCTTTCCGACGACGAGGCCGAGAGGAGAGGCACTCAGAAGACCGTACAGGAGCGCATGAGCCAGCCCACCTTTGACGTGGTCATAGAGCTGAATGACCTCTACAGGCTGTCCATCTACAGAGACGTGGCCAACGCCGTGGACAAGCAGCTGAGAGGCGTGACTCCGGGAGCGGAGCTGCGGATACGCAGCCGGACCAACGTCATAGAAAAGGTGAGCCGGGACCCGGAGATCAAGGCTGAGCCCCTTCGGGAGCCGCCCTCGACACACGGCGGGGTGGTGAACGTCTTTCCCTACGGCATCAGCCGCAACAAGCTGGAGAGATCCGCCCAGAGCCTGGCGGTGCCGGTGCGCATAGTGAACCACTACACCGAGGCCGACTGCGCCATCACCACGAAGAACTACGAGCAAAAGCAGGACAACGCGGTGATCCGGGACCTGCGGCTGCTGGACGTGCCCGTGTATTCGGTGAAGAGCAACACCAATACCCAGATCACCAATATACTGAAGGTCATCTTCAAGTTCGAGGACATCACCGACGAAAACGAGGCTGTGGAGGAGCTGATGGAAGCTATCCGGCGCTGCAGGGACAGCGGCAGCCCCGAAGAGCTCTCTCCCAGGAACGCCTATATCAGGAGGATCCAGCACAAGCTGGCTTCCAGTCAGGGCATCGCCTCGGAGACCATAGGCAACGAGCCCTACAGGCGGCTGAGGATCTTTGCGAGGAACACCGATTGTTCATAA
- the guaB gene encoding IMP dehydrogenase, with the protein MQEKRDGLSAAELFNAGKGLTYDDFIVLPGYIDFQAADVSFETYVTRNIKLKRPMISSPMDTVTEWKMAVYMALLGGLGIIHYNNTIEEQVSHVRRVKSFENGFILKPTVLSPNHTVRDIHEIRAAKGFSGIPITEDGTMKSRLLGIVTGRDVDFEKDLSRPLHEVMTPRKDLVVAMKGVTLKEANRILKASKKGKLPVVNEKDELVALLSRTDLLKNKEFPYASKSAGKQLLVGAAVSTKPEDRDRAAALVEAGADILLIDSAQGYSSFQIDMIKYIKDRFPSVDVIAGNVVTREQSRALIDAGADSLRVGMGPGSICITQNMMSVGRPQATAVYNCAMTGMESGVPVIADGGIQGIGHMAKALSVGASCVMVGYLIAGTSEAPGEYFYENGMRVKRYRGMASAEAMMKGGNKRYMDEAGAKVTVPQGVSGTVLDRGSLVDYVPYLMKGLSQSFQDMGCRSLTALHEALVSERLRFEHRTAAAQAEGSVHGLYSYQTPKFGIQ; encoded by the coding sequence ATGCAAGAGAAGAGAGACGGCTTGTCGGCTGCCGAATTGTTCAATGCGGGAAAGGGTCTGACCTACGACGACTTTATCGTGCTTCCCGGCTACATCGATTTTCAGGCGGCAGACGTGAGCTTTGAGACCTACGTCACCAGAAACATCAAGCTGAAGAGACCCATGATCTCTTCGCCCATGGATACGGTCACCGAGTGGAAGATGGCCGTGTATATGGCTCTTCTGGGCGGTCTGGGCATCATCCACTACAACAACACCATAGAGGAGCAGGTGAGCCACGTGAGACGGGTCAAGAGCTTTGAGAACGGCTTTATCCTGAAGCCCACGGTGCTCTCTCCCAACCACACCGTCCGGGATATCCACGAGATACGGGCGGCCAAGGGCTTCTCGGGCATACCCATCACCGAGGACGGCACCATGAAGAGCCGTCTTTTGGGCATAGTCACCGGCAGGGACGTGGACTTTGAGAAGGATCTTTCCCGTCCCCTCCACGAGGTCATGACCCCCAGAAAGGATCTGGTGGTGGCCATGAAGGGCGTCACCCTGAAGGAAGCCAACCGGATACTCAAGGCCTCCAAGAAGGGCAAGCTGCCTGTGGTCAACGAAAAGGACGAGCTGGTGGCCCTGCTGAGCCGCACGGACCTGCTGAAGAACAAGGAGTTCCCCTATGCTTCCAAGAGCGCAGGCAAGCAGCTGCTGGTAGGCGCGGCCGTGTCCACCAAGCCCGAGGACAGAGACAGGGCTGCGGCTCTCGTAGAGGCAGGCGCCGACATACTGCTCATAGACTCGGCTCAGGGCTATTCCTCCTTCCAGATAGACATGATCAAATACATCAAGGACCGGTTCCCCTCCGTGGACGTCATAGCCGGCAACGTGGTGACACGGGAGCAGTCCCGGGCCCTCATAGACGCGGGGGCCGATTCCCTGAGAGTGGGCATGGGTCCCGGCTCCATCTGCATTACCCAGAACATGATGTCCGTGGGCAGGCCTCAGGCCACCGCCGTGTATAACTGCGCCATGACCGGCATGGAGAGCGGAGTGCCCGTGATAGCCGACGGAGGAATCCAGGGCATAGGCCATATGGCCAAGGCCCTGTCCGTAGGCGCCTCCTGCGTCATGGTGGGCTATCTCATAGCCGGCACCAGCGAAGCCCCCGGCGAGTATTTCTACGAAAACGGCATGCGCGTCAAGCGCTACAGAGGCATGGCCTCCGCCGAGGCCATGATGAAGGGCGGCAACAAGCGGTATATGGATGAGGCCGGCGCCAAGGTCACGGTGCCCCAGGGCGTTTCCGGGACCGTGCTGGACAGAGGCTCTCTGGTGGACTACGTGCCCTATCTCATGAAGGGGCTCAGCCAGAGCTTTCAGGATATGGGCTGCCGGAGCCTGACGGCTCTGCACGAGGCTCTGGTGTCCGAGCGGCTCCGCTTTGAGCATCGGACCGCCGCCGCTCAGGCGGAAGGCTCCGTCCACGGGCTCTACTCCTATCAGACGCCCAAGTTCGGCATTCAGTAA
- a CDS encoding cyclic-di-AMP receptor, protein MKLIIAIVHERDRQDICDLLLENNWRFTVVASTGGFLREGKSTLLIGADDDQVDNIIDVIKSASSSREQIMTQPPLDIMGTPASVMAPVRIRVGGAVMFVVDVERFEKA, encoded by the coding sequence ATGAAGCTGATCATAGCCATAGTTCACGAGAGAGACAGGCAGGACATCTGCGACCTGCTGCTGGAAAACAACTGGAGATTCACGGTGGTGGCTTCCACCGGCGGCTTTCTGAGAGAGGGCAAATCCACTCTGCTGATAGGCGCCGACGACGATCAGGTGGACAACATCATCGACGTCATCAAGTCTGCCAGCTCCTCCAGAGAACAGATCATGACCCAGCCTCCTCTGGACATCATGGGCACCCCGGCCAGCGTCATGGCTCCCGTACGGATACGGGTGGGCGGCGCCGTGATGTTTGTGGTGGACGTGGAACGCTTTGAAAAGGCCTGA